Proteins encoded together in one Oceanobacillus iheyensis HTE831 window:
- a CDS encoding penicillin-binding protein, producing MKKHRTTHFMSSIYMIIFVALFLIITGRFMYIQATGEVSGVQLNEWADKQRTASYTMNSERGKIYDKNGMVLAYDRPTYRMYAILDEAYSENAEEPLHVSNAEETAKKLAPLLGVEEEEIQEPIQNGLDNNRFQVEFGKFGKQISKQVKDEIEDLNIPGINFEEEPMRYYPNGMFASHIIGFAREEEKETDEGVEHTITGVTGMEDVMNDILGGKDGYISYQRDLYNKKLLDPSEVIQLPEDGDDIYLTIDQKIQTLLEDVMTQADEKYNPTKMNAIIMDPKSGEIVAMSSRPSYDPNNPTDVENWYNDPISTPFEPGSTMKIFTWAAAIEEGVYNGSEGFKSGTYQPNEKIRAIGDHNNGEGWGTISYDEGFERSSNVAASKLLWEKLDSESYYEYLQAFGFEEPTGIDLPGEAVGKISYNWPSDKLRTAFGQSSTVTPIQQMKAASAIVNGGKMVKPYVVDKVVDSTSGDTISETEQEYVGQPISEETAEQMKKLMSSVVNGEHGTGKPYQLEDYMVGGKTGTAEIPNPDGGGYLQGRENYVFSFMGMAPIDDPQLMVYVSIQQPELEPDESGSTPLSFIFKNVVENSLHYMDINPEKNEAPDIQQMEMPDVVNKSTSEVEEEMTETGLNTIVVGEGSKVVSSSIEAGASVLPNEKVILITDEPTMPDIKGWSLREVMTLANLLDLQVESFGSGYVTTQNIDVGNPLQSGDYLGVELEGPSSTDDEEESSEEENEEETGEDESE from the coding sequence ATGAAAAAACATAGAACGACGCATTTTATGTCTAGTATATATATGATTATTTTCGTGGCATTATTTTTAATAATTACAGGAAGATTCATGTATATCCAAGCAACTGGTGAAGTTAGTGGAGTTCAATTAAATGAATGGGCTGATAAACAACGAACTGCATCATACACCATGAATTCAGAAAGGGGAAAGATTTATGATAAGAATGGCATGGTCCTTGCCTATGACCGCCCAACTTATCGAATGTACGCGATCCTAGATGAAGCTTATTCTGAAAATGCTGAGGAGCCATTACATGTTTCAAACGCAGAAGAAACTGCTAAGAAATTGGCTCCTCTTTTAGGTGTTGAGGAAGAGGAAATACAAGAACCTATACAGAACGGACTTGACAATAATCGATTTCAAGTAGAATTTGGGAAGTTTGGAAAACAAATTTCCAAGCAAGTAAAAGATGAAATTGAAGATTTGAATATTCCAGGCATTAATTTTGAGGAAGAACCGATGCGTTATTACCCTAATGGAATGTTTGCATCCCATATTATCGGTTTTGCACGAGAAGAAGAAAAGGAAACGGATGAAGGTGTGGAACATACCATTACAGGAGTTACTGGAATGGAAGATGTCATGAATGACATCTTAGGCGGCAAAGATGGTTATATTTCATATCAAAGAGATCTGTATAATAAAAAATTATTGGATCCAAGTGAAGTTATTCAGTTGCCAGAAGACGGAGACGATATTTACTTAACGATAGATCAAAAGATACAAACTTTATTAGAAGATGTAATGACACAAGCAGATGAGAAGTATAATCCGACTAAAATGAATGCGATTATAATGGATCCAAAATCAGGTGAAATTGTTGCAATGAGTTCTCGTCCAAGCTATGATCCGAATAATCCAACCGATGTAGAAAATTGGTACAATGACCCAATATCTACTCCGTTCGAGCCAGGCTCTACGATGAAAATATTCACCTGGGCAGCAGCTATAGAAGAAGGAGTATATAATGGTTCTGAAGGATTTAAATCGGGAACATATCAGCCGAATGAGAAAATAAGAGCAATTGGCGATCATAATAATGGTGAAGGATGGGGGACGATTTCTTATGATGAGGGATTTGAACGTTCTTCGAATGTAGCAGCTTCGAAATTATTATGGGAAAAATTAGATTCAGAATCATATTATGAATATCTACAAGCATTTGGTTTTGAGGAACCAACTGGAATTGATCTCCCAGGGGAAGCTGTAGGGAAAATATCGTATAATTGGCCGTCAGATAAGTTGAGAACGGCTTTTGGACAAAGTTCAACGGTAACCCCTATACAGCAAATGAAAGCAGCATCTGCGATTGTTAATGGTGGGAAAATGGTTAAACCCTATGTAGTAGATAAAGTAGTAGATTCAACATCAGGAGATACTATCTCAGAAACAGAGCAAGAGTATGTAGGTCAGCCAATATCTGAAGAAACGGCTGAACAGATGAAAAAATTAATGTCATCTGTGGTCAATGGGGAACACGGAACAGGAAAACCGTATCAATTAGAAGATTATATGGTTGGTGGTAAAACTGGTACTGCAGAGATTCCAAATCCTGATGGTGGCGGGTATCTCCAAGGGAGAGAAAATTATGTGTTTTCTTTCATGGGAATGGCGCCAATAGACGATCCTCAATTAATGGTATATGTATCAATTCAACAACCTGAGTTAGAGCCGGATGAGTCTGGTTCAACACCACTCTCGTTTATATTTAAAAATGTAGTAGAGAATAGTTTGCATTACATGGATATTAATCCTGAGAAGAATGAAGCTCCAGATATACAACAGATGGAGATGCCAGATGTTGTTAATAAATCGACTTCAGAAGTAGAAGAAGAAATGACAGAAACAGGATTAAATACGATTGTGGTTGGGGAAGGTTCTAAAGTGGTCTCCAGCAGTATTGAAGCTGGGGCATCTGTTCTTCCAAATGAAAAAGTTATACTGATAACTGATGAACCGACTATGCCGGACATTAAAGGCTGGTCTCTTCGTGAGGTAATGACCTTAGCTAATTTATTAGATTTACAAGTAGAAAGTTTTGGTTCAGGCTATGTTACGACTCAAAATATTGATGTTGGAAATCCGTTGCAATCTGGAGATTATTTAGGAGTTGAACTAGAGGGACCGAGCTCTACCGATGACGAGGAAGAATCTTCAGAAGAAGAAAATGAAGAAGAAACAGGAGAAGACGAATCTGAGTAA
- a CDS encoding stage V sporulation protein D, whose amino-acid sequence MKRVSTVTIKKRIVTVFLLGALIIAVIIGRLAYVQFVLGDDLAGQANELWTRDITFAAERGYILDSEGEVLAENVTAPTVIVMPRQITNPEQTATQLAKILDVPQDRVHETITKNTSSVMIRPEGIKITDKQEKAIRELDLSGVYLAKDSKRYYPNGDDLSHVLGFTGIDNQGLMGLELSYDDKLKGENGSLSLYSDAKGRKLEELADEYNPPVDGLNLQTTINTKVQTIIERELDKATIKYNPDGALAIAVNPKTGGILGMSSRPNFDPENYQDVDASIFGRNLPIWSTYEPGSTFKIITLAAALEEGAVNLEEDRFHDDGDIEVGGATIHCWKKGGHGDQSYLEVVQNSCNPGFVNLGQRLGTEKLFSYIDAFGFGKKTGIDLQGEGNGILFQPENVGPVELATTSFGQGVSVTPIQQVMAVAAAVNGGYLYKPYIADEWIDPVNGETVEKYEPQLQNRVISEDTSEEIRYALESVVAQGTGRPAYVDGYRVGGKTGTAQKVGPNGGYMENNYIVSFIGFAPADDPEIVVYVAVDNPKDTLQFGGVVAAPIVGTIIGDSLRAMEVEPTTDGLEKEYSWPDQPKVEVPDLIGESTQKLPEYLVDLSVVTNGEGDTIIEQSPKPGTMLESGSTVRIYLSDENE is encoded by the coding sequence ATGAAACGTGTATCTACTGTTACGATAAAGAAAAGAATAGTCACTGTTTTTCTTTTGGGAGCATTGATTATTGCGGTTATTATTGGTCGCTTAGCCTATGTACAATTTGTTCTCGGTGATGATTTAGCAGGACAAGCAAATGAATTATGGACAAGAGATATTACCTTTGCAGCGGAACGAGGGTATATTCTTGATTCAGAAGGAGAGGTTTTGGCGGAGAATGTCACTGCTCCAACGGTAATAGTTATGCCAAGACAAATCACGAACCCAGAACAAACAGCCACACAGCTTGCAAAAATATTAGATGTTCCTCAGGATCGTGTGCATGAAACAATCACGAAGAATACATCAAGTGTGATGATACGTCCAGAAGGCATTAAAATAACAGACAAGCAGGAAAAAGCGATTCGGGAATTAGATTTATCTGGAGTTTATTTAGCTAAAGATTCCAAACGGTACTATCCGAACGGGGATGATTTATCTCATGTACTTGGTTTTACTGGAATTGATAATCAAGGGCTAATGGGATTAGAATTGTCTTATGATGATAAATTAAAAGGAGAGAATGGTAGTCTGTCACTTTATTCGGATGCAAAGGGAAGGAAACTAGAAGAATTAGCAGATGAATACAATCCTCCAGTGGATGGGTTGAATTTGCAGACTACTATTAACACAAAAGTGCAAACGATTATTGAGAGAGAGCTCGATAAAGCAACAATAAAATATAACCCGGATGGTGCACTAGCTATTGCGGTAAATCCAAAGACAGGTGGCATATTAGGGATGTCATCACGCCCTAATTTTGATCCGGAGAACTATCAAGATGTTGATGCCTCTATTTTTGGAAGAAATTTACCAATTTGGAGCACTTATGAGCCAGGGTCTACGTTTAAGATTATTACATTAGCTGCAGCATTGGAAGAAGGAGCAGTAAATTTAGAAGAAGATCGTTTCCATGATGATGGAGATATTGAAGTTGGTGGTGCTACAATTCATTGTTGGAAAAAAGGTGGGCATGGCGATCAAAGTTATTTAGAGGTTGTCCAAAATTCATGTAACCCAGGTTTTGTTAATCTTGGTCAACGGCTAGGGACAGAAAAATTATTTTCTTATATAGATGCTTTTGGTTTTGGGAAGAAGACAGGAATAGACTTACAAGGAGAAGGAAACGGGATACTATTTCAACCTGAAAATGTAGGTCCTGTTGAGTTAGCGACAACTTCATTTGGACAAGGGGTTTCAGTTACACCGATTCAACAAGTAATGGCGGTGGCGGCAGCTGTAAACGGTGGATACTTGTATAAACCATACATTGCGGACGAATGGATAGATCCAGTGAATGGAGAAACTGTAGAAAAGTACGAGCCACAATTACAAAATCGAGTTATTTCTGAGGATACCTCTGAGGAAATAAGATACGCATTAGAGAGTGTTGTAGCACAAGGGACAGGACGTCCTGCATATGTTGATGGTTATCGAGTAGGCGGGAAAACCGGTACTGCTCAAAAGGTAGGACCTAACGGGGGGTATATGGAAAATAACTACATTGTCTCATTTATCGGCTTTGCTCCAGCTGATGATCCAGAAATTGTGGTATATGTTGCAGTTGATAATCCAAAAGACACCTTACAATTTGGAGGTGTTGTAGCTGCTCCAATTGTAGGTACAATTATTGGTGATAGTTTGAGAGCAATGGAAGTCGAGCCCACTACAGATGGGTTAGAAAAAGAATATTCGTGGCCGGATCAACCGAAAGTGGAAGTACCAGACTTAATTGGTGAGTCTACCCAAAAATTACCTGAGTATCTAGTTGATTTAAGTGTTGTAACCAATGGAGAGGGAGATACGATTATAGAGCAATCACCGAAACCAGGAACAATGTTAGAATCAGGTTCCACTGTTAGAATCTATTTAAGTGATGAAAATGAATAA
- a CDS encoding UDP-N-acetylmuramoyl-L-alanyl-D-glutamate--2,6-diaminopimelate ligase codes for MELKKLLECLTFYNVNGEVENCEITSLEMDSRKITSGSAFVCITGFTVDGHDYVDQAVKNGASAIFTSKPLMKEYGVPIIQVEDTNRALAMLAVKYYDYPTKHFPLIGVTGTNGKTTVTYLLDKIFEYHQKKAGVIGTIQVKIGEETFPIVNTTPNALELQKTFHVMREKDVKQGIMEVSSHALDMGRVYGCDYDIAVFTNLSQDHLDYHQDIQDYLRAKSLLFAQLGNGYDSEKEKYAIINDDDSSSHLLKRSTAQHVITYSCKKEATIMAKDIELTASGIRFKLHSPLGNITIQSRLMGMFNVYNMLAASAAAIASKVPLNVIQQALESIEGVNGRFEPIVEGQNYSVIVDFAHTPDSLENVLQTIKDFAKRNVYVVVGCGGDRDRKKRPLMAEVALNYADHAVFTSDNPRTEDPQAILDDMTAELDANSGSYEVVVDRKEGIAKAIQSAQKDDIVLIAGKGHETYQIIGHTKYDFDDRDVARNAIKQKGE; via the coding sequence ATGGAATTAAAAAAATTACTAGAATGTCTTACATTTTATAATGTGAATGGTGAAGTGGAAAATTGTGAAATTACTTCACTAGAAATGGATTCGAGAAAAATAACTAGCGGAAGTGCATTTGTATGTATCACGGGATTTACTGTGGATGGACATGATTATGTAGATCAAGCGGTGAAAAATGGAGCATCTGCAATATTTACTAGTAAACCTTTAATGAAGGAATATGGGGTTCCAATCATTCAGGTGGAGGATACGAATCGCGCACTTGCGATGCTTGCAGTGAAGTATTATGATTACCCAACCAAACATTTTCCGCTTATCGGTGTTACTGGAACAAACGGAAAAACAACTGTTACTTATTTGTTAGATAAAATTTTTGAATATCATCAGAAAAAAGCTGGAGTAATTGGAACAATTCAAGTGAAAATAGGGGAAGAGACCTTCCCTATTGTAAATACAACTCCTAACGCACTTGAGCTACAAAAAACATTTCATGTAATGCGTGAAAAAGATGTGAAACAGGGTATCATGGAAGTTTCCTCTCATGCGTTAGATATGGGAAGGGTATATGGATGTGATTATGATATTGCGGTATTTACCAATCTTTCCCAAGATCATTTAGATTATCACCAAGATATTCAAGATTATTTACGTGCGAAAAGCTTGTTGTTTGCTCAACTAGGTAATGGCTACGACAGTGAAAAAGAAAAATATGCAATCATTAATGATGATGATTCATCAAGTCATTTATTAAAAAGAAGTACTGCACAACATGTCATAACGTATAGCTGTAAAAAAGAAGCGACTATTATGGCAAAAGATATTGAACTTACAGCATCTGGTATTCGTTTTAAATTACATTCCCCTCTAGGTAACATCACAATTCAAAGTAGATTAATGGGAATGTTTAATGTTTATAATATGTTAGCTGCAAGTGCGGCAGCTATCGCATCGAAGGTTCCATTGAACGTCATCCAACAAGCATTAGAATCAATAGAGGGAGTAAATGGCAGGTTCGAACCAATTGTCGAAGGACAAAATTATTCTGTAATTGTGGATTTTGCACATACTCCAGATTCATTAGAAAACGTCCTACAGACAATAAAGGACTTTGCAAAACGAAATGTATATGTGGTCGTAGGATGTGGTGGAGATCGAGATCGTAAGAAAAGACCTCTGATGGCTGAAGTGGCGTTGAATTATGCGGATCATGCGGTGTTCACTTCTGACAATCCGCGTACGGAAGACCCTCAAGCAATATTAGATGATATGACTGCTGAACTAGATGCAAATAGTGGTAGTTATGAGGTTGTGGTAGATCGTAAAGAAGGAATTGCTAAAGCAATACAATCTGCTCAAAAAGATGATATTGTTTTAATCGCTGGAAAAGGTCATGAGACATATCAAATTATTGGACATACGAAATACGATTTCGACGATAGAGATGTGGCTAGAAATGCAATTAAGCAGAAAGGGGAGTGA
- the murF gene encoding UDP-N-acetylmuramoyl-tripeptide--D-alanyl-D-alanine ligase: protein MLFTVQWLAELFPKHQGKISTDITIQEVTRDTREPSSNSLYIPIVGERFDGHNFIFDAIKNGAIATLWDKSIPLPSEWDNSFPVFFVEDTILAMQQLANSYLRSVNPTVVGVTGSNGKTTTKDLITSVVKTSYKTTATQGNLNNHIGLPLTILSMQPDTEVLVLEMGMSQFGEIELLSKIAEPDYTVITNIGESHIENLGSRKGIAKAKLEIIEGIKSNGNLFIDDDEPLLAKENIDMDDSQIIGIGFTKESDINISNVKVHPDRTTFEVTDKPYHVNLLGEHHAKNAAFAISIGKALNISHENIQLAFNKLEVTGMRFELETGINGVHIINDAYNASATSMKASIQVVKEMEGFQNKVLVLGDILELGTYSEHYHRSIAEVIDSRISEIYTYGEQAFYIYDEITKQHPKVNVHYIKQREDVVPSLKEHLNNQTLILFKASRGMKFEMFIKELQQ, encoded by the coding sequence TTGTTATTTACAGTACAATGGCTGGCGGAATTATTTCCTAAACATCAGGGAAAAATAAGTACAGACATTACTATACAGGAAGTAACTCGTGATACAAGAGAACCAAGTTCCAACTCCCTATATATTCCGATTGTTGGAGAAAGATTTGATGGACATAATTTCATTTTTGATGCAATTAAAAATGGTGCGATCGCAACATTATGGGATAAGTCCATTCCTTTGCCCAGTGAATGGGACAACTCCTTTCCTGTATTTTTCGTAGAGGATACGATTTTAGCTATGCAACAGTTAGCTAATTCCTATCTTAGATCTGTTAATCCCACTGTAGTTGGTGTTACGGGGTCTAATGGTAAGACCACAACGAAAGATTTGATTACGTCGGTGGTAAAGACAAGCTATAAAACAACAGCTACACAGGGTAATTTAAATAACCATATTGGATTGCCACTTACTATTTTATCGATGCAACCTGATACTGAAGTACTCGTACTTGAGATGGGTATGAGTCAGTTTGGAGAAATTGAGTTATTAAGTAAAATAGCGGAACCAGACTACACAGTAATTACGAATATTGGTGAATCTCATATTGAAAATTTAGGTTCCCGAAAAGGTATTGCAAAAGCAAAATTGGAAATAATTGAAGGAATAAAGTCAAACGGTAATTTATTTATTGATGATGACGAGCCTTTATTAGCGAAAGAAAATATAGATATGGATGATTCGCAAATAATTGGAATTGGCTTTACGAAAGAAAGTGACATTAACATTTCGAATGTAAAAGTGCATCCTGATCGTACTACATTTGAAGTAACGGATAAACCATATCATGTTAATCTGCTCGGTGAACACCATGCAAAGAATGCAGCATTCGCCATTTCTATTGGGAAAGCTCTAAATATTTCACATGAGAATATACAATTAGCTTTTAATAAGCTAGAAGTTACTGGAATGCGTTTTGAACTTGAAACAGGGATTAATGGTGTCCATATCATAAATGATGCATATAATGCCTCTGCCACTTCCATGAAAGCGTCTATTCAAGTAGTTAAAGAAATGGAAGGTTTTCAAAATAAGGTATTAGTGTTGGGGGATATTTTAGAGTTAGGTACATATTCAGAACACTATCATCGTTCGATTGCCGAAGTTATTGATTCCCGAATTTCAGAAATTTATACTTATGGAGAGCAAGCTTTTTATATTTATGATGAAATTACAAAGCAACATCCTAAAGTAAATGTACATTATATAAAACAACGAGAAGATGTTGTTCCGTCATTAAAGGAGCATTTAAATAATCAAACATTAATATTATTTAAAGCTTCTAGAGGAATGAAGTTTGAAATGTTTATTAAAGAATTACAGCAGTAA
- the mraY gene encoding phospho-N-acetylmuramoyl-pentapeptide-transferase, whose product MDLTGLLITIVVAFLITVLLSPIFIPFLRRLNFGQSIREEGPQSHQKKTGTPTMGGLMIIFSIIITSLIMASRTDEGINYQVWLLIFVLFGYGLLGFLDDFIKVAMKRNLGLTSKQKLFGQIIIALVFYFILRNQGFSTVIYVPGTELQFDIGWFYAVLVIFMMVGASNAVNLTDGLDGLLAGTAAIAFGAFAIIAWYGIPDHVVAVFSLAVVGALLGFLVFNAHPAKVFMGDTGSLALGGAIAAISILLKLEILLIIIGGVFVIETLSVIIQVISFKTTGKRVFKMSPLHHHYELLGWSEWRVVTTFWLVGLLFAMLGVYIEVGM is encoded by the coding sequence GTGGACTTAACTGGATTATTAATAACAATAGTTGTAGCATTTCTCATTACCGTTCTTCTATCTCCTATTTTTATACCATTTTTAAGAAGATTAAATTTTGGACAAAGCATTAGAGAAGAAGGACCACAGTCACATCAAAAAAAGACAGGAACACCTACGATGGGTGGGCTGATGATTATATTTAGTATAATCATCACGTCACTTATTATGGCAAGCAGAACGGATGAAGGTATTAATTATCAGGTGTGGTTATTGATTTTTGTATTATTTGGATATGGATTATTAGGCTTTTTAGATGATTTTATAAAAGTTGCAATGAAAAGAAATCTTGGACTAACTTCTAAACAAAAATTATTCGGCCAAATAATAATTGCACTCGTCTTTTATTTTATTTTAAGAAATCAAGGGTTTTCGACAGTCATTTATGTGCCGGGGACTGAATTACAATTTGATATTGGTTGGTTTTATGCCGTATTAGTTATATTTATGATGGTTGGTGCTTCCAATGCAGTCAACTTAACGGATGGATTAGACGGGCTATTAGCAGGAACCGCAGCCATAGCATTTGGAGCATTTGCTATCATTGCTTGGTATGGAATACCTGATCATGTAGTAGCCGTGTTCTCCTTAGCAGTAGTAGGTGCTTTACTTGGCTTTTTAGTTTTCAATGCACATCCTGCAAAAGTATTTATGGGTGATACAGGCTCATTAGCTCTTGGTGGAGCAATTGCTGCAATATCTATTTTATTGAAATTAGAAATTTTACTGATTATTATAGGCGGAGTTTTTGTAATAGAAACATTGTCTGTAATTATTCAAGTGATTTCATTTAAAACAACTGGTAAACGTGTATTCAAAATGAGTCCATTACATCACCACTATGAACTATTAGGCTGGTCAGAGTGGCGTGTAGTCACTACTTTTTGGTTGGTAGGTTTATTGTTTGCTATGCTTGGTGTTTATATTGAGGTGGGAATGTAA
- the murD gene encoding UDP-N-acetylmuramoyl-L-alanine--D-glutamate ligase: protein MNVLTNFPYQHVLVLGLAKSGTAAANVLLQNHIQVTINDGMATLEDATVQKLQTMGAELVLGSHPISVLDGKDLIVKNPGIRYDNVIVEEAQRRGIPVISEVELVHYLTNQPVIGITGSNGKTTTTTLITEMLDRSNVSVKVAGNIGVVATEVASSLQSDEKMVMELSSFQLQGIDQLQFSTAVLLNLFEAHLDYHGSFENYVEAKCNIFKSQNKHDYLIYNADDDNVSAAIKTAEATKVPFSSSRPLADGAWMDDDFLYYKDEKIIAIRDIVLVGKHNMENILAAIATAKLNGATNEGIVQVLTTFSGVKHRLEFVGVINGRYIYNDSKATNILATKKALAAFNKNVVLLAGGLDRGNTFEELIPYLHHVKAMVVFGETAGKLKDAGVAANIPVIEKALDVQHAVEVAFALTDEQDTILLSPACASWDQYKTFEERGDMFIQALHRLK, encoded by the coding sequence ATGAATGTACTTACAAATTTTCCTTATCAGCACGTACTTGTATTAGGATTAGCTAAAAGTGGCACAGCAGCGGCAAACGTTTTATTGCAAAATCATATACAAGTTACAATAAATGATGGCATGGCAACATTAGAAGACGCAACTGTACAGAAATTACAAACAATGGGAGCAGAATTAGTATTAGGCTCACATCCAATTTCTGTGCTTGATGGTAAAGATCTCATCGTAAAAAACCCAGGTATTCGCTATGATAATGTAATTGTAGAAGAAGCTCAGCGCCGAGGGATACCTGTTATATCAGAGGTTGAACTAGTTCATTACTTAACAAACCAGCCTGTTATTGGAATTACTGGATCAAATGGAAAAACGACAACAACAACATTAATTACAGAAATGCTAGATCGAAGTAATGTATCTGTAAAAGTGGCAGGGAATATTGGAGTAGTTGCAACAGAAGTAGCTTCTTCGTTGCAATCTGATGAAAAGATGGTTATGGAATTATCTTCTTTTCAGTTACAAGGAATAGATCAATTACAATTTTCAACTGCTGTCCTATTAAATTTATTCGAAGCACATTTAGATTATCATGGTTCTTTTGAAAATTACGTCGAAGCGAAATGTAATATATTTAAAAGTCAAAACAAACATGATTATTTAATTTATAATGCTGACGATGATAATGTATCTGCTGCAATTAAAACTGCAGAGGCTACAAAAGTGCCGTTTTCTAGTTCACGACCGTTAGCAGATGGTGCATGGATGGATGATGATTTTCTATACTATAAAGATGAGAAAATTATAGCTATTCGAGACATAGTACTTGTAGGTAAACATAATATGGAAAACATATTAGCTGCTATTGCTACTGCAAAATTAAATGGTGCTACTAATGAAGGGATTGTACAAGTGTTAACAACATTTTCAGGAGTAAAACATCGTTTGGAATTTGTAGGTGTTATAAATGGGCGTTATATTTATAACGACTCAAAGGCAACGAATATATTAGCGACTAAAAAAGCGTTAGCAGCTTTTAACAAGAATGTGGTTTTACTAGCAGGTGGTTTAGATAGAGGAAATACATTTGAAGAATTAATTCCTTATTTGCATCATGTTAAAGCGATGGTCGTATTCGGAGAGACAGCAGGTAAGCTTAAGGATGCTGGTGTTGCTGCAAATATACCAGTAATTGAAAAAGCGTTAGATGTTCAACATGCAGTAGAGGTTGCATTTGCTCTAACGGATGAGCAGGATACTATATTATTGTCACCAGCTTGTGCAAGCTGGGATCAGTACAAAACTTTTGAAGAAAGAGGAGACATGTTTATACAAGCCCTGCATAGACTGAAGTAA
- the spoVE gene encoding stage V sporulation protein E, giving the protein MLNKLKEQQKPDYILLIILSILLMAGIVMVFSSSYIWSEYKFNDAFYYLKRQALFAGAGVAAMIFFMFIPYYTWKKYAKMILFICFILLLLVLIPGVGMVRGGAQSWIGIGAFSIQPSEFMKLGLIIFLASLLSEYQKYITSLRKGFLPCLLLIFTAFGLIMLQPDLGTGMVLVLTCMIMLFVAGANLSHFFGLAGIGVIGFIGLIASAPYRINRITAFLNPWEDPLGHGFQIIQSLYAIGPGGLMGLGLGNSLQKYFYLPEPQTDFIFAIIGEELGFIGGAMIIILFFLLLWRGIKIALEAPDLFSRLLAVGISSMLALQAMINISVVIGLIPVTGITLPFLSYGGSSLTLTLCSVGILLNISRYSKSMESK; this is encoded by the coding sequence TTGTTGAATAAACTAAAAGAGCAGCAAAAGCCAGATTATATATTATTAATTATATTATCCATACTACTTATGGCTGGAATTGTAATGGTCTTTAGTTCTTCTTATATATGGTCAGAGTATAAATTTAATGATGCTTTTTATTATTTAAAACGACAAGCTTTATTCGCTGGTGCAGGTGTAGCTGCAATGATATTTTTTATGTTTATTCCCTACTACACGTGGAAAAAATATGCAAAAATGATTTTATTCATTTGTTTCATACTACTTTTACTGGTATTAATTCCAGGGGTAGGGATGGTTCGTGGTGGTGCGCAAAGTTGGATTGGCATAGGGGCATTTAGTATTCAGCCTTCTGAATTTATGAAACTTGGATTGATTATTTTCTTAGCATCATTACTTTCGGAATATCAAAAGTATATTACTTCATTACGAAAAGGTTTCCTTCCATGTTTATTATTAATTTTTACAGCTTTTGGATTAATTATGTTACAACCTGATTTAGGGACGGGTATGGTTCTTGTATTAACTTGCATGATTATGCTGTTTGTAGCTGGTGCAAATTTAAGTCATTTTTTCGGATTAGCAGGTATTGGTGTCATTGGTTTTATAGGGTTAATTGCTTCAGCTCCATATCGAATTAATCGTATTACTGCATTCTTGAATCCTTGGGAAGATCCATTGGGGCATGGATTTCAAATAATACAATCTTTATACGCAATTGGACCTGGTGGATTAATGGGATTAGGATTAGGAAATAGTTTGCAAAAATATTTTTATTTACCGGAGCCGCAGACGGACTTTATATTTGCAATTATTGGAGAAGAATTAGGGTTTATTGGAGGAGCAATGATAATTATATTATTTTTTCTTCTGCTTTGGAGAGGAATTAAAATAGCACTTGAGGCTCCTGATCTATTTAGTCGTCTATTAGCAGTGGGGATTTCTTCCATGTTAGCTTTGCAAGCTATGATTAATATAAGTGTGGTAATAGGGTTGATTCCAGTAACCGGTATTACTTTACCGTTTTTGAGTTATGGTGGATCTTCTCTTACATTAACATTATGTTCGGTAGGAATTCTACTAAATATAAGCAGGTACTCCAAAAGTATGGAAAGTAAATAA